One part of the Meleagris gallopavo isolate NT-WF06-2002-E0010 breed Aviagen turkey brand Nicholas breeding stock unplaced genomic scaffold, Turkey_5.1 ChrUn_random_7180001880245, whole genome shotgun sequence genome encodes these proteins:
- the LOC104916259 gene encoding sortilin-like — translation MGGLNPLPPRSDFGYYRPENQSVCVEQPELKGHDLEFCLYGRRELLRTSGYRKIPGDKCRGGESPSREETDMKKKCTSTLLSPGQLATSPSPTPIVLAVVAVLLVSAVAGVLLVKKYVCGGRWVSLGSP, via the exons ATGGGGGGGCTGAACCCTCTCCCCCCCCGCAGTGATTTCGGATATTACCGCCCTGAGAACCAGTCTGTGTGCGTGGAGCAGCCCGAGCTGAAGGGCCACGACTTGGAGTTCTGCCTCTACGGCCGCCGCGAGCTGCTGCGCACCAGCGG GTACCGCAAGATTCCTGGGGACAAATGCAGGGGAGGGGAGAGCCCCAGCAGGGAGGAGACGGACATGAAGAAGAAGTGCACCAGCACTCTGCTGAGCCCCGGGCAGCTG GCGAcgtcccccagccccacacccaTCGTGCTGGCCGTGGTGGCCGTGCTGCTCGTTAGTGCTGTGGCCGGAGTGCTGCTCGTCAAGAAATACGTCTGCGGTGGGAGGTGGGTCTCTTTGGGGTCCCCGTGA